DNA from Patescibacteria group bacterium:
TTTATTTTCAAAAGGATAATGCGCCTGGCCGTAAGGCATTGAGCCGGATTCAAACCAACAGTCAAAAACTTCGCGGATACGATTCATTTCTCCGCCGCAGGAACATTTAATTTTTATTTCATCAATAAACGGCCGGTGCAAATCCGTACCTTCGCGAAAATTCTCCGCCTTTTCGCCGAGTTCGGCCACGCTCCCGATTACCTCGCGCGCTCCGCAGGCCGCGCATTCCCAGACCGGAATCGGCGCGCCCCAGTAACGCGTCCGTGAAACGCACCAGTCCGGCGAAGTCTCGAGCGTCTTTCCGAAACGACCCTTCTTAATATGCTCCGGCCGCCAGTTTATATGCTCGTTATTTTTAAGAAGCTTGGCTTTTAGGCTCGTCACATTCACGAACCAGGCATTTTGGGCTTTATAAATAAGCGGTGTTTTACAGCGCCAGCAATGTGGATAACTGTGCACACATGTCTCGCGCTTAAAAAGCGCGCCGCGCGTTTCAAGCTCTTTCATGATATCTTCGTCCGCGTCTTTAACGAACCGTCCGGCCCACGGCGTAATTTCTGGCAAGAATTTTGCCTGATCATCGACTGTTACAATCACCGGAAGATCCGCTTTTTTACCGGCTTCCATATCTACTTCACCGAATCCGGGCGCCACATGCACAATGCCCGTACCTTCATCTGCGGTCACGAAATCGCCGGCAATCACGAAATGTGCCTTTTTATCAAGTTTAATAAAATTATAAAGAGGCTCATACTCTAAGCCCAATAATTTTTTGCCCTTCACGATTCCCAAAAATTCAACTTTCATTTCTTCTTCATCCTCATCTTCAATCGGATAAACAATGTCTTTCAGAACTTCATTTTTTCGCGATTCAGAAAAAATATATGTTTCATTGTTTGATTTGATTCTTACCCGGAGATAATTCATCTCCGGATCAACCGCGAGAGCGGCGTTTGCCGGCAACGTCCACGGCGTCGTCGTCCAAGCAAGAAGATACGTATTAGATTCATTTTTAAGTTTAAACTTTACAATAATCGCCGGATCCTCAACGTCCTTATACGTATCAACTCCGACTTCGGTATTGGAGAGCGGCGTGGCGCAGCGCGGGCAATAATGCGACACGCGCCGATCCTTGTACACCAGTTCTTTTTTGTTTAATTCCGAAAAAACCCACCACACGGATTCAATAAATGGATTATCCATTGTCCGGTAGGTATTTTCCATATCAACCCAGCGGCCGGTGCGGCGCACGATGCGCTTCCATTCTTCGGCATAGCGCATCACCGAATCGCGGCACGCCTTGCAGAATTTATCAATTCCCAGACTTTCAATCTCGTCTTTGGAATTCAAACCCAGTTCTTTTTCAATCATTGTCTCAATCGGCAGGCCATGGCAGTCCCAGCCCCAGACGCGGCGCACGCGAAATCCGCGCATGGTCTTGTACCGCGGAAAAACATCCTTGATCAGGCCGGCGAGCAGATTGCCGTAGTGCGGCAAACCCGTGGCAAACGGCGGACCGTCGTAAAAAACAAACTGGCGGTCTTCCGGCCGCTCGTTGACTGAACGCTCAAAA
Protein-coding regions in this window:
- the ileS gene encoding isoleucine--tRNA ligase, producing the protein MDKKSKFAEMEEATLDFWDKGKFFERSVNERPEDRQFVFYDGPPFATGLPHYGNLLAGLIKDVFPRYKTMRGFRVRRVWGWDCHGLPIETMIEKELGLNSKDEIESLGIDKFCKACRDSVMRYAEEWKRIVRRTGRWVDMENTYRTMDNPFIESVWWVFSELNKKELVYKDRRVSHYCPRCATPLSNTEVGVDTYKDVEDPAIIVKFKLKNESNTYLLAWTTTPWTLPANAALAVDPEMNYLRVRIKSNNETYIFSESRKNEVLKDIVYPIEDEDEEEMKVEFLGIVKGKKLLGLEYEPLYNFIKLDKKAHFVIAGDFVTADEGTGIVHVAPGFGEVDMEAGKKADLPVIVTVDDQAKFLPEITPWAGRFVKDADEDIMKELETRGALFKRETCVHSYPHCWRCKTPLIYKAQNAWFVNVTSLKAKLLKNNEHINWRPEHIKKGRFGKTLETSPDWCVSRTRYWGAPIPVWECAACGAREVIGSVAELGEKAENFREGTDLHRPFIDEIKIKCSCGGEMNRIREVFDCWFESGSMPYGQAHYPFENKKWFDDNFPADFIAEGQDQTRGWFNKLHVLATALFNKNAFKNVIVNGIVLAEDGKKMSKSLKNYPDPWILFNSYGVDSMRYYLFSSPAIEAENLNFCERDVAEIERKVLMLIWNVYKFYELYAAEDTQGVDEPSDNVLDRWIIARLENLIAEVTTSLDNFSLIEASRPIVGFIDELSTWFVRRSRDRFKSEDRDEKKKAVATLGEVLVRLALVMAPFTPFIAEEVWRSVTGRAADSVHLEAWPESRKNLIDKKLLAEMEVVRAIASRGLEARAVAGIPVRQILASVKVSLNDAKLADILKKKIELLDLVRDELNVEAVEIAAGGKDDIAVELDTVITPELAKKGLAREIVRHVNSLRKKAGLTINDRITLYYDTEFAMALDVLRDMKNEVMADVLADDIRAEKKELAHAEIWQKDGEDIWIGIKKK